A DNA window from Halichondria panicea chromosome 16, odHalPani1.1, whole genome shotgun sequence contains the following coding sequences:
- the LOC135350138 gene encoding high mobility group protein DSP1-like, whose protein sequence is MDGLVTATTDYPPVFSYVPAPTDNQAASDSAVIGGVHHVGLVHQHPRSVQQHVMPGHGVGMSIVGAPQIISRPMQVQHSVNPYEAIDAIISREQQQAHHSLPHPAHIQPAHPHAQHPHTPHQLPHHPPTASMRLSSASSDGGPKIERPRVKGRMTPYAFFVQERRESYRQQGVPVQFTAFSKECSQIWKSLSDEDKEKFQKLAENDRERYRKEMAGFEKPLAKDGTRRGRRKKEPGQPKRNMCAFLHFCVVKRPKLKQENPSLSVGAMAKQLSSAWKLMTSAQKKPYDDMAHRDKLRYEQQKQAYEAGYSAGYLRQDLSPTNIAANSQAGPGGSGSIASAPPLMSPRHRRRKKNPDMPRRNMSAFMFYSLENRPDVKAANPDFGVGKLAKALAGTWAEKTPEQKTPYDQMAKKDKGRYEVELKSFKKGLYTGSTLSARDIVLSVTGKTVPPPSQTRHNSHSQLDLHLPDLSEHIPSVSSIPSDPEPSPPTEDELDQLCEYYQ, encoded by the exons ATGGATGGATTAGTAACTGCAACAACTGATTATCCACCAGTTTTCTCGTATGTTCCAGCTCCAACAGACAACCAAGCTGCAAGTGATTCTGCAGTGATAGGTGGTGTCCATCATGTAGGTCTGGTACATCAGCACCCTCGCTCTGTACAGCAGCATGTTATGCCTGGTCATGGAGTTGGGATGTCCATAGTTGGAGCTCCACAGATCATATCAAGACCGA TGCAAGTCCAACACAGCGTGAACCCTTATGAAGCCATAGATGCCATCATAAGCCGAGAGCAGCAGCAGGCACACCACTCACTCCCCCACCCCGCTCACATCCAACCAGCACACCCACACGCTCAGcaccctcacactccacaccaaCTCCCACACCATCCTCCCACAGCCTCAATGCGTTTGTCCTCAGCTTCCTCGGATGGAGGACCCAAAATCGAACGCCCTCGAGTGAAGGGCCGAATGACACCGTATGCTTTCTTTGTGCAGGAAAG ACGAGAGTCCTACCGCCAACAAGGTGTGCCCGTCCAGTTCACCGCATTCTCCAAGGAGTGCTCTCAAATATGGAAGTCATTGAGTGACGAGGACAAAGAAAAATTCCAAAAGTTAGCGGAGAATGACAGAGAGAGATATCGTAAAGAGATGGCCGGATTTGAAAAACCTCTCGCGAAGGATGGGACACGAAGAGGACGGAGAAAGAAGGAGCCAGGCCAACCAAAGAGAAACAT gTGTGCCTTCCTCCACTTTTGTGTAGTCAAGAGACCCAAGCTAAAGCAGGAAAACCCGTCGCTAAGTGTGGGAGCCATGGCTAAACAGTTATCATCGGCGTGGAAACTAATGACCAGTGCTCAGAAGAAACCTTATGACGACATGGCTCATAGAGACAAGCTGAG ATACGAGCAGCAAAAGCAAGCGTACGAGGCTGGATACTCAGCTGGCTACCTTCGTCAGGATCTCTCGCCCACTAACATAGCTGCTAACAGTCAAGCGGGTCCGGGTGGATCAGGAAGTATCGCCTCTGCCCCTCCGCTAATGAGTCCACGACACAGACGGAGGAAGAAGAACCCCGACATGCCACGGAGAAATAT GTCAGCTTTCATGTTCTATAGTCTGGAGAACCGGCCTGATGTGAAGGCAGCCAATCCTGACTTCGGTGTGGGCAAGTTGGCCAAAGCATTAGCGGGGACTTGGGCAGAAAAAACACCGGAACAAAAGACGCCTTATGATCAAATGGCTAAGAAAGACAAAGGCCGTTATGAGGTTGAACTGAAATCGTTTAAGAAAGGACTATACACTGGGAGTACACTCAGTGCCAGAGACATTGTGTTATCAGTTACCGGAAAGACTGTCCCCCCTCCCAGTCAAACTCGCCATAACTCTCACAGCCAGCTTGACCTCCATCTTCCTGATCTGAGTGAGCACATACCGAGTGTATCAAGTATACCTAGTGACCCTGAGCCATCCCCACCCACTGAGGATGAACTAGACCAGCTCTGTGAGTACTATCAGTGA
- the LOC135350163 gene encoding beta-sarcoglycan-like: MAQQSLTIWEKSTERSYAKKYLHGNFKSGHRTPNEHYLGRAGLRGRKRWICLGLFVVLYLLAAAHLVLTCVILGVLRFDFEGSPYLDFQDDGSLTWPQGASLSTVRLATPSSIRAHTNQSLTISGQQDDKVAFQTSGMERLSLDSSSVNISTDLLQVYTSRGDSNRQLQLSVTNSRVEMKDLLRANSLKATKLSTHTVSNVSEVRASGQLLLSGAVGVNLQGRQIDISANGGIMISSQEAITIAAEQVLLSNLPGLNAPPAAAATQHHLCSCDNGRLFLVETNPQRCASADNSICT; the protein is encoded by the exons ATG GCTCAGCAGTCACTCACTATATGGGAGAAGTCTACTGAAAGGAGCTACGCAAAGAAGTATCTTCATGGAAACTTCAAATCAGGTCACAGGACACCTAATGAGCACTACCTGGGTCGAGCTGGACTGAGAGGTAGGAAGAGGTGGATCTGTCTGGGTCTCTTTGTGGTCCTCTACCTCTTGGCTGCAGCTCACTTAGTG CTGACGTGTGTTATTCTCGGAGTGCTACGGTTTGACTTTGAAGGTTCTCCATACCTGGATTTCCAAGACGATGGCTCCCTCACCTGGCCACAGGGTGCTAGTCTCTCTACTGTAAGACTTGCCACCCCTAGCTCCATACGAGCACACACTAATCAGTCCCTCACAATATCAGGACAACAAGACGATAAG GTTGCTTTCCAAACTTCTGGTATGGAACGCCTTTCATTGGACAGTTCTTCTGTAAATATATCGACTGATTTACTACAAGTGTACACTTCTCGTGGAGATTCTAACAGGCAGTTGCAGCTGTCAGTAACCAACTCCCGTGTTGAAATGAAGGATCTTCTCAGAGCAAACAGTCTCAAAGCCACCAAactgagcacacacaca GTGAGCAATGTGAGCGAGGTTAGAGCGAGTGGTCAGCTACTGTTGAGTGGAGCAGTGGGAGTAAACTTACAGGGGAGGCAGATAGACATCAGTGCAAATGGAGGCATCATGATCTCTTCACAG GAGGCCATTACCATTGCAGCAGAACAAGTGCTGCTGTCTAACCTACCTGGCTTGAATGCACCACCAGCAGCAGCAGCTACACAGCATCATCTCTGCTCATGTGATAATGGGAGATTGTTCTTGGTTGAGACTAACCCTCAACGTTGTGCATCAGCCGATAACTCTATATGTACTTGA
- the LOC135350123 gene encoding tyrosine-protein kinase BTK-like, translating into MPGNQASPDRDDVELKVSYMVKRSQGKSTLGAVNFKKRVFVLSPTRLSYYEGTIERRGGMKGYVDLSKVKVIEKVLDGAFDKPSFQIGHSDLTLYIIASSDAEQQEWIALLRQYCRSNVILQDRFHPGIFTGKWSCCDHRSKHSQGCRESFILQTQPAAAVASPPVPSAGGARIPRGPLPPTPAQNLAPSPPPHGYQQNSHGPPAGAPRGYESHELTTHTSPSSVGRSSYHSPAEPPPPPLPTRPRDSKPTDFEVIAMYEYPGLERGDLSLLKGQRVTVFDSTREFWWRARDEKGNEGYIPSNYVKKMGLDSEEWFFPQLSRTRAENILKGESREGGFVVRNSSREDMYTLSICHEGQVRHYHIKLDETNKYFISEKHRFPSIKELIEYHKLNGGGLVTRLRKPPVQLAPNPQSLGPLFDEAWEIEKVSLSLGKELGSGQFGRVVAGRWKGKIDVAIKMMREGAMNEDDFIEEAKVMKQFQHENLVKLFGVCTKNGPIFIVQELMVNGCLLQFLRQRKELVEKTEIILDMATQVCAAMLYLEENGFIHRDLAARNCLVGDRNVVKVADFGLARFVVDDEYTASEGTKFPIKWAAPEVITHAKFSSKSDVWSFGILLWELWTGGKTPYPTFTNSQVLDEVLMGYRLDRPKHCPPEVYTLMSKCWLTNSDDRPQFKVLSSSLGQMNSQQDDDYSETVDD; encoded by the exons ATGCCAGGCAATCAAGCGAGCCCGGACAGAGATGACGTTGAGCTCAAAGTGAGCTACATGGTGAAGAGGTCCCAGGGAAAGTCAACTCTGGGTGCCGTCAACTTCAAAAAGAGGGTGTTTGTTCTCTCACCCACAAGACTCAGTTACTATGAGGGAACCATTGAG agaagaGGAGGTATGAAAGGATACGTGGACTTAAGTAAAGTCAAAGTCATTGAGAAAGTATTAGACGGAGCATTTGACAAGCCATCGTTTCAA ATTGGTCACAGTGACCTAACACTGTATATCATAGCCAGCAGTGATGCTGAGCAGCAGGAGTGGATCGCTCTCCTTCGACAAT ACTGCCGAAGCAATGTAATTCTACAAGACAGATTTCACCCTGGTATCTTCACTGGCAAATGGTCGTGTTGTGATCATCGCAGCAAGCACTCTCAAGGTTGTCGAGAGTCCTTCATCCTCCAGACACAACCTGCTGCTGCTGTAGCCTCCCCGCCAGTACCCAGTGCCGGAGGAGCACGTATTCCCAGGGGACCACTCCCACCAACTCCCGCACAAAATCTTGCACCATCTCCACCGCCACATGGATATCAACAGAACAGTCACGGACCTCCTGCTGGTGCCCCCAGGGGCTATGAATCACATGAACTAACAACTCATACGTCCCCCTCATCTGTTGGGAGGTCATCGTATCATAGTCCAGCAGAACCACCTCCTCCCCCATTGCCA ACAAGACCACGGGACAGCAAACCAACTGATTTTGAAGTGATAGCAATGTATGAATACCCTGGACTAGAGCGAGGGGACCTTTCTCTTCTTAAGGGTCAGAGGGTGACTGTGTTCGACTCCACGAGGGAATTTTGGTGGAGGGCAAGGGACGAGAAAGG CAATGAAGGCTACATTCCCAGCAACTATGTCAAGAAGATGGGGCTGGACAGTGAAGA ATGGTTTTTCCCCCAACTCTCTCGAACAAGAGCTGAGAACATTCTCAAAGGAGAG AGCCGAGAGGGAGGGTTTGTTGTGAGGAACTCAAGCAGAGAGGACATGTACACACTCTCCATATG cCATGAGGGGCAGGTGAGACACTACCACATCAAGCTGGACGAGACAAACAAGTACTTCATCTCAGAGAAACATCGCTTCCCCTCAATCAAAGAGCTGATTGAGTATCACAAACTAAACGGTGGTGGACTTGTCACTAGACTGAGGAAACCGCCCGTGCAGCTGGCTCCCAACCCACAGTCACTTGGACCACTGTTTG ATGAAGCTTGGGAGATTGAAAAGGTATCACTATCACTGGGGAAGGAGTTGGGCAGTGGACAGTTTGGG AGAGTGGTTGCTGGCAGATGGAAGGGAAAGATTGATGTGGCCATCAAGATGATGCGAGAAGGAGCTATGAACGAGGACGACTTTATCGAAGAAGCCAAAGTCATGAA GCAATTCCAGCATGAGAACTTGGTGAAATTGTTTGGTGTATGCACTAAAAATGGCCCTATCTTCATTGTACAAGAGCTCATGGTCAATG gatgTCTGCTTCAGTTTCTGAGGCAGCGCAAGGAGCTCGTTGAGAAGACAGAGATTATTCTCGATATGGCCACTCAGGTATGCGCGGCCATGTTGTATCTCGAGGAGAACGGATTCATTCACAGAGATTTG GCTGCTCGTAACTGCTTGGTTGGGGATAGGAATGTTGTTAAAGTGGCTGATTTTGGACTGGCCCGGTTTGTGGTAGATGATGAGTACACAGCATCAGAGGGTACAAAGTTCCCCATTAAATGGGCTGCCCCAGAGGTCATCACTCACGCCAAGTTCAGCAGCAAGTCTGATGTCTGGTCATTTG GTATCCTGCTGTGGGAGCTGTGGACAGGTGGCAAGACTCCTTACCCCACCTTCACCAACTCCCAGGTCCTGGACGAGGTGCTCATGGGATACAGACTGGACAGACCCAAACACTGCCCACCAGAAGTCTACACACTTATGTCGAAATGTTGGCTCACT AATTCTGATGATCGACCACAGTTTAAAGTCCTCTCTAGTAGTTTAGGCCAAATGAACTCGCAACAAGATGATGACTATAGTGAAACAGTGGATGACTAG
- the LOC135350160 gene encoding arfaptin-2-like: MAERAGSDSVPLDTVDLKTPSERTNKPVLEFQPAVSPSIPLQTSAAAVDSPVEGTELQSRPRAKSGTSFKDWSSHQIKVSKQLFSERFGHGLRTVDSQLETRIEALKETQKKYAHLIALSIQFGNHFSQVLETQKAMAEHFAFMSVRAPELHTEFRCNSDSQKSLAKNGEVLLTAVRSFSSGMQTVCSTTMEDTLMTVKEYDSVRLTYDAYRNELEALKKQANSSQKAAERVPAATADFEKKKAKFEQLRNDVDIKLKLLDENKLKVTRQNLVLLHNAFSAYYDGNYKAMQENIQELSSRLDGTGENDPPEWLEDLPSQREQAS; this comes from the exons ATGGCTGAGCGAGCAGGATCTGACAGCGTTCCTTTAGATACAGTGGACCTGAAGACGCCTTCCGAGAGGACTAACAAGCCTGTGTTGGAGTTTCAACCAGCTGTCTCGCCCTCCATTCCCCTCCAAACCAGTGCTGCTGCGGTGGACTCTCCTGTGGAAGGTACTGAGCTGCAGAGCAGGCCTAGGGCCAAGTCTGGAACCAGCTTCAAGGATTGGAGCAGCCATCAGATCAAAGTTTCCAAGCAACTGTTCTCGGAACGATTCGGTCATGGTCTTCGCACTGTTGACTCACAGCTTGAGACAAGGATAGAGGCTTTGAAAGAAACACAGAAGAAATATGCACATCTCATTGCTCTATCAATACAATTTGGAAACCACTTCTCGCAGGTACTGGAAACACAAAAAGCAATGGCCGAGCATTTTGCTTTCATGAGTGTCCGTGCTCCTGAGCTTCATACCGAGTTTCGTTGTAATTCCGACTCTCAGAAATCTCTTGCCAAGAATGGAGAGGTCTTGTTGACGGCTGTCAGGTCATTCTCATCTGGTATGCAAACAGTGTGCTCCACAACCATGGAAGACACACTGATGACTGTCAAAGAATACGACTCTGTTAGACTTACTTACGACGCGTACAGAAACGAGTTGGAGGCGCTGAAGAAGCAAGCGAATTCCTCTCAGAAAGCAGCCGAGCGTGTACCAGCCGCAACTGCAGATTTTGAGAAGAAAAAAGCAAAATTTGAGCAGCTTCGAAATGATGTGGACATCAAACTGAAACTACTCGATGAGAACAAG CTGAAAGTGACCCGTCAGAATTTGGTGCTCTTACACAACGCATTTTCTGCATACTACGATGGCAATTACAAAGCCATGCAGGAGAACATCCAAGAGCTTAGTTCAAGGTTGGATGGGACTGGAGAGAATGACCCTCCTGAGTGGTTGGAAGATCTGCCTAGTCAAAGAGAGCAAGCCTCCTAG
- the LOC135350141 gene encoding uncharacterized protein LOC135350141 has translation MSNEGTPPPPPLSDAPPYYFSRDSLVDIHTTHTPHDPHTTHVHCQNPRFDQDNHSLNIPFDNEINERGGRDDPPPPYSPGLSALFSTRLPPHDVSDAPPSYYSLFGQIREAREQSGNSITFLRRVGQIVLNTVGCTILLLVFMSVPIAILVIGSLFVHTCPLEPLIPVYLIVGGISGILKNVLLIVENLIKRYSDQISPRIKHTKYIVHIWRTFNLIFNLFMLVWTIAGSYWVYHIYTEVTNSEYMECTELLYKFGFGIVTSSYILLLMTCTCVCCCAGICLKINKRERREGSLSGSSESGSSEGNSERDDESERGGEERRVYSSDEERRAYPSDEGSAFSDEDFRTNTLMSTLDDHRVDDGDEYLRRFRYLDSTTPLSTTGLERSILQYDSSPYPSRYRGVRNVQNSPNNYPVANSIHNSSNLSLPHNEGPRSIQAVSDSNDPIPVPSRRERSHQLCTSPENRANSLYITVSSDGYSVTVV, from the exons ATGAGCAATGAAGGAACA CCCCCTCCGCCTCCTCTATCTGATGCTCCGCCCTATTACTTCAGCCGAGACTCTCTAGTTGACatccacaccactcacaccccTCACGACCCTCACACCACTCACGTTCACTGTCAAAACCCACGCTTTGATCAGGACAACCATTCTCTCAATATTCCCTTCGATAATGAGATTAATGAAAGGGGCGGTAGAGACGATCCCCCTCCACCCTACTCCCCAGGCCTGAGTGCTCTATTCTCGACCAGGCTACCTCCTCACG ATGTGAGCGATGCCCCTCCCAGTTATTACTCCCTGTTTGGGCAGATTCGCGAGGCCAGGGAACAGTCCGGTAATAGCATCACTTTCCTCAGACGAGTCGGACAGATTGTACTCAACACTG tgggttGTACTATCTTGTTGTTGGTCTTCATGTCTGTTCCTATCGCAATCCTCGTCATAG GATCTCTCTTTGTACACACTTGTCCCCTGGAGCCACTCATACCTGTCTACTTGATTGTGGGTGGCATTTCTGGAATCTTGAAGAACGTGCTGCTCATAGTTGAGAACCTCATCAAACGCTACTCTGACCAAATCTCCCCTCGCATCAAACACACGAAATACATTGTTCACATCTGGAGAACGTTCAACCTCATCTTCAACCTGTTCATGCTGGTGTGGACAATTGCTGGAAGCTACTGGGTGTACCACATATACACGGAAGTCACTAACTCTGAGTACATGGAGTGTACTGAGCTATTGTACAAGTTCGGATTCGGCATTGTGACGTCTAGCTATATTCTCCTGCTAATGacctgtacgtgtgtgtgctgCTGTGCTGGGATTTGTCTAAAGATAAACAAACGAGAGAGAAGAGAAGGTAGTCTGAGTGGAAGCAGCGAGTCCGGGAGTTCGGAGGGAAACAGCGAACGTGACGACGAATCAGAGAGGGGAGGTGAGGAGAGGAGGGTCTATTCATCAGACGAGGAGAGACGCGCTTATCCATCGGACGAAGGTAGTGCATTCTCTGATGAGGACTTCAGGACCAACACGTTAATGAGCACTCTGGATGATCATCGAGTGGATGACGGAGACGAGTACCTGAGGCGGTTCCGATACCTCGACTCTACCACACCGCTGAGTACGACTGGTCTCGAGCGAAGCATTCTCCAGTATGACAGCTCCCCATATCCGAGCAGATATAGAGGAGTCAGAAACGTCCAAAACTCGCCCAACAATTACCCTGTCGCTAATTCCATTCATAATTCTTCCAACCTGAGTTTACCGCACAACGAAGGTCCCCGTTCCATACAGGCAGTGTCTGATTCCAATGATCCCATTCCAGTACCATCTAGAAGAGAGAGGTCACATCAGCTGTGCACGTCTCCAGAGAATAGAGCTAATAGTTTATATATCACCGTCAGCTCAGACGGATATTCAGTAACTGTAGTTTAG